The following coding sequences are from one Geodermatophilus normandii window:
- a CDS encoding carbamoyltransferase family protein: MKVLGINAIYHDPAAALVVDGQVVAAAEEERFSRRKHGKRPLPWSAWELPELSAAWCLAEAGIRPEELDAVAYSFDPALMGTPEESGLFDDGDTMRRKYAEMAPDFLAHALPGLDPAKVRFVKHHVAHAASAGKAAPQRDNAVLVLDGRGEAHSHLAGRYVDGQLEILAGQALPHSLGLMYEDLTDHLGFLRSSDEFKVMAMASYGKPRFLGELSELVRATGDGGFVTEKIDFAEFAPRLGTGDRWTEDHADLAASVQTRLEEVLVDLARWVHEQTGEKTLTMAGGTALNCVANTRILAESPFEQVWVQPAAGDAGTALGAALHVAAELGERTEPMPGAALGRGWSDDEIERWLQTAAVDYERPDDVAEAVAEVLADNGIVAWFQGRSEYGPRALGHRSLLAHPGFETNLERMNDVKGREQFRPVAPMVLLEKAPEIFSRGPIPSPYMLFVHDVAPEWRDRIPTVTHVDGTARIQTIDPGTEPLVHRMIAAFERRTGIPVVVNTSLNTAGRPMVDDPRDALECFGSAPVDLLAIGPFVVRRPVRTPRP; this comes from the coding sequence GGTGCCTGGCCGAGGCCGGCATCCGCCCCGAGGAGCTCGACGCCGTCGCCTACTCCTTCGACCCGGCGCTCATGGGCACGCCGGAGGAGTCGGGCCTGTTCGACGACGGCGACACGATGCGCCGGAAGTACGCCGAGATGGCCCCGGACTTCCTGGCCCACGCCCTGCCCGGCCTCGACCCGGCGAAGGTCCGCTTCGTCAAGCACCACGTCGCGCACGCCGCCTCCGCCGGCAAGGCGGCTCCGCAGCGGGACAACGCGGTGCTCGTCCTCGACGGTCGCGGCGAGGCGCACAGCCACCTCGCCGGCCGCTACGTCGACGGGCAGCTGGAGATCCTCGCCGGGCAGGCGCTCCCCCACTCCCTCGGCCTCATGTACGAGGACCTCACCGACCACCTGGGCTTCCTGCGCAGCTCCGACGAGTTCAAGGTCATGGCGATGGCCTCCTACGGCAAGCCGCGCTTCCTCGGCGAGCTGTCGGAGCTCGTCCGGGCCACCGGCGACGGCGGCTTCGTCACCGAGAAGATCGACTTCGCCGAGTTCGCACCGCGTCTCGGCACGGGCGACCGGTGGACCGAGGACCACGCCGACCTCGCCGCCAGCGTCCAGACGCGGCTGGAGGAGGTGCTGGTCGACCTCGCCCGCTGGGTGCACGAGCAGACCGGCGAGAAGACCCTCACCATGGCCGGCGGCACCGCGCTCAACTGCGTGGCCAACACCCGCATCCTCGCCGAGAGCCCCTTCGAGCAGGTCTGGGTGCAGCCGGCCGCCGGCGACGCCGGCACGGCGCTCGGCGCGGCCCTGCACGTGGCCGCCGAGCTCGGCGAGCGCACCGAGCCGATGCCCGGCGCGGCCCTGGGCCGCGGCTGGAGCGACGACGAGATCGAGCGCTGGCTGCAGACCGCGGCCGTCGACTACGAGCGCCCCGACGACGTCGCCGAGGCCGTCGCCGAGGTGCTCGCCGACAACGGCATCGTCGCCTGGTTCCAGGGCCGCAGCGAGTACGGCCCGCGCGCGCTGGGCCACCGCTCGCTGCTGGCCCACCCCGGCTTCGAGACCAACCTCGAGCGGATGAACGACGTCAAGGGCCGCGAGCAGTTCCGCCCGGTCGCACCGATGGTGCTGCTGGAGAAGGCGCCCGAGATCTTCAGCCGCGGGCCCATCCCCTCGCCCTACATGCTCTTCGTGCACGACGTCGCCCCGGAGTGGAGGGACCGCATCCCCACGGTCACCCACGTCGACGGGACCGCCCGCATCCAGACCATCGACCCGGGGACCGAGCCGCTGGTGCACCGGATGATCGCGGCGTTCGAGCGGCGCACCGGGATCCCGGTGGTGGTCAACACCAGCCTCAACACCGCCGGCCGGCCGATGGTCGACGACCCGCGCGACGCCCTGGAGTGCTTCGGCTCCGCTCCGGTCGACCTGCTGGCCATCGGCCCGTTCGTCGTCCGCCGGCCCGTCCGGACACCGCGCCCCTGA
- a CDS encoding acyl-CoA dehydrogenase family protein encodes MDFALSARAEDVCGRMWDFMREQVFPAEPVYEEWRAARGHDDHGHPPVLEDLKKEARARGLWNLFHHELGGMTNLEYASVAEIMGWSPTIAPEVTNCGAPDTGNMETLMLFGTPEQKQRWLDPLLEGEIRSGFAMTEPDVASSDARNIQTSIVRDGDEYVINGRKWWTSGAADERCQIFIVMGKTDPEGAPHRQQSMVLVPRDTPGLEIVRHLPVFGYQDQHGHSELRLTDVRVPVSNILSGEGDGFMIAQARLGPGRIHHCMRAIGMAERALALMVDRTQKRVAFGRPLADQGTVREAIALSRIEIDQARLYVLKTADLIDKYGAKGARTEISAIKVAAPRVALDVIDRAIQVHGGAGVSNDTVLARFYASARTLRIVDGPDAVHIRGVAKEELARERPWVG; translated from the coding sequence ATGGACTTCGCCCTCTCCGCCCGAGCCGAGGACGTCTGCGGCCGGATGTGGGACTTCATGCGTGAGCAGGTCTTCCCCGCCGAGCCCGTCTACGAGGAGTGGCGGGCCGCCCGCGGCCACGACGACCACGGCCACCCGCCGGTGCTCGAGGACCTCAAGAAGGAGGCCCGCGCCCGCGGGCTGTGGAACCTCTTCCACCACGAGCTCGGGGGCATGACCAACCTCGAGTACGCGTCGGTCGCCGAGATCATGGGCTGGTCGCCCACCATCGCCCCCGAGGTCACCAACTGCGGCGCCCCCGACACGGGGAACATGGAGACGCTGATGCTGTTCGGCACACCCGAGCAGAAGCAGCGGTGGCTCGACCCGCTGCTCGAGGGGGAGATCCGCTCGGGCTTCGCGATGACCGAGCCCGACGTCGCCTCCTCCGACGCGCGCAACATCCAGACCTCGATCGTCCGCGACGGCGACGAGTACGTGATCAACGGCCGCAAGTGGTGGACCAGCGGTGCCGCCGACGAGCGCTGCCAGATCTTCATCGTCATGGGCAAGACCGACCCCGAGGGCGCTCCGCACCGCCAGCAGTCGATGGTGCTCGTGCCCCGGGACACCCCCGGCCTGGAGATCGTCAGGCACCTGCCGGTGTTCGGGTACCAGGACCAGCACGGCCACTCGGAGCTGCGTCTCACCGACGTCCGGGTGCCGGTGTCCAACATCCTCTCCGGTGAGGGTGACGGCTTCATGATCGCCCAGGCCCGGCTCGGCCCCGGCCGCATCCACCACTGCATGCGCGCCATCGGCATGGCCGAGCGGGCCCTCGCGCTCATGGTCGACCGGACCCAGAAGCGGGTCGCCTTCGGCCGCCCACTGGCCGACCAGGGCACCGTGCGGGAGGCGATCGCCCTGTCCCGGATCGAGATCGACCAGGCCCGTCTCTACGTGCTCAAGACCGCGGACCTGATCGACAAGTACGGAGCCAAGGGCGCCCGCACCGAGATCTCCGCGATCAAGGTCGCCGCGCCCCGCGTCGCCCTCGACGTCATCGACCGCGCCATCCAGGTGCACGGCGGCGCCGGCGTCAGCAACGACACCGTGCTGGCCCGCTTCTACGCCAGCGCACGGACGCTGCGGATCGTCGACGGCCCCGACGCCGTGCACATCCGCGGTGTCGCGAAGGAGGAGCTCGCCCGCGAGCGCCCCTGGGTCGGCTGA
- a CDS encoding DUF4383 domain-containing protein — MSSAGNTGARPGMAWPQTLALAFGVVYLLVGIVGFFITGFDGFAANQTDGNMDKLLIFMINPLHNIVHILIGLAGIALSRTLAGARTYGWLLAVGYGAAFVYGLIAAGKDWDFLNINAADNVLHIATAVVGLVIALGPVNDRIARPSRA; from the coding sequence ATGTCCAGTGCAGGCAACACCGGCGCCCGCCCGGGGATGGCCTGGCCCCAGACGCTCGCCCTCGCGTTCGGGGTCGTCTACCTGCTGGTCGGCATCGTCGGCTTCTTCATCACCGGCTTCGACGGGTTCGCCGCCAACCAGACCGACGGCAACATGGACAAGCTGCTGATCTTCATGATCAACCCGCTGCACAACATCGTGCACATCCTCATCGGCCTGGCCGGCATCGCGCTGTCCCGCACGCTGGCCGGCGCCCGCACCTACGGCTGGTTGCTCGCCGTCGGCTACGGCGCGGCCTTCGTCTACGGCCTCATCGCCGCGGGCAAGGACTGGGACTTCCTCAACATCAACGCCGCGGACAACGTCCTGCACATCGCCACCGCCGTGGTCGGCCTGGTGATCGCGCTCGGCCCGGTCAACGACAGGATCGCCCGCCCCTCGCGCGCGTGA